Proteins from one Staphylococcus sp. IVB6214 genomic window:
- a CDS encoding beta-ketoacyl-ACP synthase III, whose translation MNVGIKGFGAYVPERVVDNRYFEAYLDTSDEWISQMTGIKERRWADKEQETSDLAYEASVRAIEDAGIQPEEVDMVIVATSTGDHRFPTVANMLQERLGLSKVASMDQLAACTGFMYGIVTARAFILSGDYKNILVVGAEKLSKITDLNDRGTAILFGDGAGAAIIGEVSGNRGILSYEVGSDGIGGKYLYQEQETDMIRMNGREVFKFAVRVMGESSARVVEKAELTADDIDMFIPHQANIRIMESARQRLGLSKEKMSVSVDKYGNTSAASIPLSIDLELKNGRIKDDDILVLVGFGGGLTWGSMVIRWGK comes from the coding sequence ATGAATGTAGGAATTAAAGGATTTGGCGCTTATGTTCCAGAACGTGTGGTTGATAATCGTTATTTTGAAGCATATCTTGATACATCAGATGAATGGATTTCACAAATGACTGGTATTAAAGAACGTCGTTGGGCAGATAAAGAACAAGAAACATCAGATCTCGCATATGAAGCGAGTGTGAGAGCGATAGAGGATGCAGGCATTCAACCGGAAGAAGTGGATATGGTCATTGTTGCTACATCAACAGGAGACCATCGTTTTCCAACCGTAGCGAATATGTTGCAAGAACGTTTAGGATTGTCAAAAGTGGCATCCATGGATCAACTTGCGGCATGTACAGGTTTTATGTATGGCATTGTGACTGCAAGAGCGTTTATACTATCAGGAGATTATAAAAATATTTTAGTTGTTGGTGCAGAAAAGTTATCTAAAATTACAGATTTGAATGACCGTGGCACTGCCATTTTATTCGGAGATGGTGCGGGAGCCGCTATTATTGGCGAAGTGTCTGGAAATCGTGGTATTCTAAGCTATGAAGTAGGTTCAGATGGTATTGGTGGAAAGTACTTATATCAAGAACAAGAAACTGACATGATTCGTATGAACGGACGTGAAGTCTTCAAATTTGCAGTACGTGTGATGGGAGAATCTTCGGCACGAGTTGTAGAAAAGGCAGAACTCACTGCGGACGATATTGATATGTTTATTCCACATCAAGCGAATATTCGTATTATGGAATCAGCACGACAACGATTAGGTTTATCAAAAGAAAAAATGAGCGTATCAGTGGATAAATATGGAAATACCTCTGCAGCATCGATTCCACTTAGCATTGATTTAGAACTAAAGAATGGTCGCATTAAAGATGATGATATTTTAGTTCTAGTTGGATTTGGTGGTGGACTCACATGGGGTTCAATGGTTATTCGCTGGGGGAAATAA
- a CDS encoding lactococcin 972 family bacteriocin, translating into MTIVILISKKVICMKKTTLLSSLLALGISGLGSIANADETNINGGSENVDHYNGLVRSEVADQNTPQESATFRNVVSSRKAGGFWIRGIRGNLVVSDYKHYKKYGKGTAINGNGFVGSGGWKKPGLLSKGRVVKTWSNNQTFYDYK; encoded by the coding sequence GTGACAATTGTCATATTAATCTCTAAAAAGGTGATATGTATGAAAAAAACAACTCTTTTATCTTCGCTCTTAGCACTCGGTATTTCAGGACTTGGTAGTATTGCAAATGCAGATGAAACGAATATCAACGGCGGTTCAGAGAATGTAGATCACTACAACGGTCTAGTTCGATCAGAAGTAGCAGATCAGAATACACCGCAAGAGAGTGCAACATTTAGAAATGTAGTATCAAGCAGAAAAGCTGGAGGCTTTTGGATTAGAGGTATTCGAGGAAATCTGGTTGTCTCTGATTATAAGCACTATAAAAAGTATGGCAAAGGTACAGCTATTAATGGTAATGGATTCGTAGGATCGGGAGGGTGGAAGAAACCAGGTCTTTTATCAAAAGGACGAGTAGTTAAAACATGGAGTAACAATCAAACTTTTTATGATTACAAATAA
- a CDS encoding ATP-binding cassette domain-containing protein, with product MIKLQNINKSFGHKRIFENFDLTIQQGDFVVIHGASGKGKSTLLNIIGLLENHDSGIVTFKDKVIQKEKDKLPFKRDDIAYVYQHYGLLENESVLKNLTLPLNVHKKDQARIEEVMTRVGLANLPLNTKVYTCSGGEQQRIAIARAILKNPSVIIADEPTGNLDDRNRDTVIEIFKALNASGVTVVLATHEPMYFDIGSKEIDLDQID from the coding sequence ATGATTAAGTTACAAAATATTAACAAGTCGTTCGGTCACAAGCGCATTTTTGAAAATTTTGATTTAACAATTCAACAAGGCGACTTTGTTGTTATACATGGTGCCAGTGGAAAAGGGAAGTCAACGTTATTGAATATTATTGGCTTATTGGAAAATCATGATTCAGGTATAGTCACGTTTAAAGATAAAGTGATACAAAAAGAGAAAGATAAGTTACCCTTTAAACGTGATGATATCGCATATGTGTACCAACACTATGGCCTGTTAGAAAATGAATCTGTGTTGAAGAATTTAACGTTGCCGTTGAATGTGCATAAAAAAGATCAAGCACGTATCGAAGAAGTGATGACACGTGTAGGATTAGCAAACTTACCACTCAATACAAAAGTTTATACGTGTAGTGGTGGGGAGCAACAGCGCATTGCTATTGCACGTGCAATTTTAAAAAATCCAAGTGTTATTATCGCTGACGAGCCGACAGGTAATTTAGATGACCGCAACAGGGATACCGTGATTGAGATATTTAAAGCATTGAACGCATCAGGTGTTACGGTTGTGTTAGCGACACATGAGCCTATGTATTTTGATATTGGTAGTAAAGAAATTGATTTAGATCAAATAGACTAA
- the fabF gene encoding beta-ketoacyl-ACP synthase II, translating into MTKKQRVVITGLGALSPIGNDVPTMWQNALNGVNGIDKITRIDTEPFQVHIGGELKDFNIEDHIPKKEARKMSRFTQYAVVAARQAVADAQLDINESNAERIGVWIGSGIGGMETFEESYEQLKKRGPRRVSPFFVPMLIPDMATGQVSIDLGAKGPNGSTVTACATATNSIGEAFKFIERGDADAMIAGGTEAPITNMSIAGFSASRALSTNNDPETACRPFQEGRDGFIMSEGAGIVVLESLESAQARGAQIYAEVVGYGSTGDAHHITAPGPDGEGGARAMKMALDDANITPDQVQYLNAHGTSTPIGDLFEIKAIKSTFGDAAYQLKISSTKSMTGHLLGATGGIETIFSVLSIRDGKIAPTIHADAMDPEIDLDITPNEAVDHDITYAMSNSLGFGGHNAVLVFKKFEQ; encoded by the coding sequence ATGACAAAGAAACAACGAGTGGTAATCACAGGACTTGGTGCGTTATCACCTATCGGAAATGATGTTCCTACAATGTGGCAAAATGCATTAAATGGTGTGAATGGTATTGATAAGATTACTCGTATTGATACTGAGCCATTTCAAGTTCATATCGGTGGAGAACTGAAAGATTTTAATATTGAAGATCATATTCCTAAAAAGGAAGCACGAAAAATGTCTCGCTTCACACAATATGCAGTGGTAGCAGCTCGCCAAGCTGTGGCAGATGCACAACTTGACATCAATGAGTCAAATGCTGAACGCATCGGTGTTTGGATTGGCTCAGGAATTGGTGGTATGGAGACATTTGAAGAGTCATATGAACAATTGAAAAAACGTGGACCAAGACGTGTTAGCCCGTTCTTTGTACCGATGTTAATACCTGATATGGCGACAGGACAAGTGTCGATTGATTTAGGTGCTAAAGGGCCGAATGGTTCTACCGTAACAGCTTGTGCCACAGCAACAAACTCTATTGGAGAGGCTTTTAAGTTCATTGAACGTGGCGATGCAGATGCAATGATTGCAGGGGGGACGGAAGCACCTATTACGAATATGTCAATTGCAGGTTTCAGTGCGAGCCGTGCGTTATCAACAAATAACGATCCAGAAACCGCATGTCGTCCATTCCAAGAAGGACGCGATGGCTTTATTATGAGTGAAGGTGCGGGTATCGTTGTATTAGAATCATTAGAGTCCGCACAAGCACGTGGTGCACAAATTTATGCTGAAGTCGTTGGTTATGGTTCAACAGGCGATGCACATCACATTACAGCACCTGGACCAGACGGCGAAGGTGGTGCGCGTGCAATGAAAATGGCGTTGGATGATGCGAATATTACACCAGATCAAGTGCAGTACTTAAATGCGCACGGTACGAGTACGCCGATTGGTGATTTGTTTGAAATTAAAGCGATTAAATCAACTTTCGGTGATGCAGCATACCAGTTGAAAATTAGTTCTACGAAATCAATGACAGGTCATTTGTTAGGTGCAACAGGAGGAATTGAAACAATCTTTTCCGTACTGTCTATACGTGATGGCAAAATTGCACCAACCATTCATGCAGATGCGATGGATCCAGAAATTGACTTAGATATTACACCGAATGAAGCGGTGGATCATGATATTACTTATGCGATGAGTAATAGTTTAGGATTTGGTGGTCATAATGCAGTACTCGTGTTTAAAAAGTTTGAACAATAA
- a CDS encoding DUF3899 domain-containing protein gives MNRINLNTIIYIFLTPIITFFVWLAGAHSWINLINIFFTVSIIMIIMLFMLLLVQEGIFDVTSYGFRKFRYQLMRKKNRKMYEEDEFYNPKSPKRDSYFVQPWIKPALLVNVLYLIISFILAFTTA, from the coding sequence ATGAATCGTATTAATTTGAACACGATAATATATATTTTTTTGACGCCTATCATTACATTTTTTGTTTGGCTAGCAGGCGCCCACTCATGGATTAATCTCATTAATATCTTTTTCACAGTATCCATTATTATGATCATCATGCTCTTTATGTTATTGCTCGTTCAAGAAGGCATATTTGATGTAACAAGTTATGGTTTTAGAAAATTTCGTTATCAATTAATGCGTAAAAAGAACCGTAAAATGTATGAAGAAGATGAATTCTATAATCCTAAATCTCCAAAACGCGATAGCTATTTCGTTCAACCGTGGATTAAACCAGCATTACTCGTAAATGTTTTATATCTAATTATTTCCTTTATACTTGCATTTACCACAGCTTAA
- a CDS encoding DUF1430 domain-containing protein, protein MKKIILTLGLIVTLVLNILLIDTVKSLSMYNDIGKDSHKIQLSFEGPPKVHSKDALKYFEKLASKYHVTFTKVTYVRENKVVVNSNDKTLLQKVNKDKELKLFDSSLNIKVYTLKESKFSAEGIYYLKGQNIQQVIDIINQDVGKAVEVDNSIFTFLPENLSIIPYLLLLLLIFTAVFLHFLKNRKSDIKLVYDLGYSQSQISRYIIKQHRNYLVSYGLLSIVFTCVIYFFIYRDYYFFKVILLMLVTFILLFMLISMFFYAVIRHFLKSYAKNNGQSNNSIMMYIYMLLSIVIVFAIVISTKNIIGNFTVFQKQEESLKYWNTTKNIYRTNELDIGQVRNKSFNAAVNRQMKKYYNSEDNHGFVIDSENFLELDETPLYVLEKIETPDINPAGKTITIDEHYLERHPKRTIYGEKVIDKLKNDKNTINILVPIQFKKYEKKLIENYLEELMNMKYLNKASEMPRKNQKVNIIWMKSNEQFFTYDSEIGGKKNTITHPIAIVELGYTNELNYEKYYCGTYFFESYLDDPYETIYEGLKKYRLDGVIPSITSIYNTKIDIVKELEKEIYKYTGLVLFTIITFILTTLTFIQIYFKSFQFSIFLKRTLGYSYWSIHKWMILFIVSLHVFMGVLLLPSHNIIAISVFLAVTMIELLSVVYTFMKLNRENVNLVLKGKKDD, encoded by the coding sequence ATGAAAAAAATTATTTTAACGCTTGGATTGATAGTTACACTTGTCTTAAATATACTGTTGATCGATACAGTAAAATCATTATCTATGTATAATGATATTGGAAAAGATAGTCATAAAATTCAATTATCATTTGAGGGTCCACCTAAGGTACATAGTAAAGATGCATTAAAATATTTTGAAAAACTAGCCTCAAAATATCATGTAACTTTTACTAAGGTGACGTATGTCCGTGAAAATAAAGTGGTTGTGAACTCAAATGATAAAACACTATTACAAAAAGTAAATAAGGATAAAGAATTAAAGTTATTTGATAGCAGTTTAAATATAAAAGTGTATACATTAAAAGAGTCGAAGTTTTCTGCCGAAGGAATCTATTATTTAAAAGGACAAAATATTCAACAAGTTATTGATATTATTAATCAAGATGTTGGCAAAGCAGTAGAGGTGGATAATTCAATTTTTACATTTTTGCCTGAGAATTTATCAATAATACCGTACCTATTGCTCTTGTTACTTATTTTTACTGCAGTCTTTCTTCATTTTTTAAAAAATAGAAAAAGTGATATTAAGCTTGTTTATGATTTGGGATATAGTCAGTCACAAATTTCTAGATACATAATCAAACAGCATCGAAATTATTTGGTGAGCTACGGTTTATTGTCTATTGTATTCACTTGTGTTATATATTTTTTTATTTACCGTGATTATTATTTTTTTAAGGTAATTTTGTTAATGTTAGTTACTTTCATATTGTTGTTCATGCTAATTAGTATGTTTTTTTATGCAGTGATTCGTCATTTTTTGAAAAGCTATGCTAAAAATAATGGGCAATCAAACAATTCTATAATGATGTATATTTACATGTTGTTATCAATTGTTATTGTTTTTGCTATTGTGATTTCAACTAAGAATATCATTGGAAATTTTACAGTTTTTCAAAAGCAGGAAGAATCATTAAAATATTGGAATACGACTAAAAATATATACCGAACTAATGAACTTGATATTGGACAGGTTAGAAACAAGAGTTTTAATGCTGCTGTTAATCGTCAAATGAAAAAATATTATAATAGTGAAGACAATCATGGTTTTGTTATTGATTCGGAAAACTTTCTTGAATTAGATGAAACCCCATTATATGTTTTGGAGAAAATAGAAACCCCCGATATAAATCCAGCTGGTAAAACGATAACAATAGATGAACATTATTTAGAACGTCATCCTAAACGGACGATTTACGGTGAAAAAGTGATTGATAAACTAAAAAATGATAAAAATACAATAAATATATTAGTTCCTATCCAATTTAAAAAGTATGAGAAAAAACTTATTGAAAATTATTTGGAAGAACTTATGAATATGAAATATTTAAATAAGGCAAGTGAGATGCCTAGAAAAAATCAAAAAGTAAATATAATTTGGATGAAAAGTAACGAACAATTTTTTACGTACGACTCAGAAATAGGTGGTAAAAAAAACACGATCACACATCCTATTGCAATTGTAGAATTAGGGTATACAAACGAACTGAACTATGAAAAGTATTATTGTGGTACTTATTTCTTTGAAAGTTATTTAGATGATCCTTATGAAACAATCTATGAAGGCTTAAAAAAGTATAGGTTAGATGGTGTAATTCCAAGTATCACGTCAATTTATAATACTAAAATAGATATTGTCAAAGAACTCGAAAAAGAAATTTATAAATATACAGGATTAGTACTTTTCACAATTATTACTTTCATACTTACAACATTAACTTTTATTCAAATCTACTTTAAGTCATTCCAATTTTCAATTTTTCTCAAACGAACTTTGGGGTATAGCTATTGGTCGATTCATAAGTGGATGATACTTTTCATCGTATCTTTACATGTGTTCATGGGAGTTCTTTTATTACCGAGTCATAATATCATTGCGATTTCCGTCTTTTTGGCAGTTACTATGATTGAATTGCTATCTGTCGTGTACACGTTTATGAAGTTAAACCGTGAAAATGTCAATCTCGTATTGAAGGGGAAGAAAGATGATTAA
- the clpB gene encoding ATP-dependent chaperone ClpB, with protein sequence MDINQMTHSIQNALQKAIESTQTYQLTNIEIEAVLKAVLEMDDSLYKTILERAEVDIEELAKSYEKKLNQYPKVTGDNVQYGQYLSPKTNTLFNKAEQYMKDYDDQFISMEHILRAAIDVDETTSSFVQYKEQVIEEIIKKVRGGNHVTTQNPEVNYEALAKYGRDLVEEVRKGNMDPVIGRDEEIRNTIRILSRKTKNNPVLIGEPGVGKTAIVEGLAQRIVKKDVPDSLLDKTVFELDLSALVAGAKYRGEFEERLKAVLKEVKDSDGRILLFIDEIHMLVGAGKTDGAMDAGNMLKPMLARGELHCIGATTLNEYREYIEKDSALERRFQKVNVKEPNIDDTISILRGLKERYEVHHGVRIQDRALVAAAELSDRYITDRFLPDKAIDLVDQASATIRTEMGSNPTELDQANRRVMQLEIEENALKKESDEASRVRLQELQEELAEEKEKQAQLQARVEQEKEKISKVQEKRAELDESRKALEDAENNYDLEKAAVLQHGKIPQLEKELKELEAAFQESQGEDSDRIIREVVTDEEIGEIVSQWTGIPVSKLVETEREKLLNLSDILHQRVVGQDRAVDLVSDAVVRARAGIKDPSRPIGSFLFLGPTGVGKTELAKSLASTLFDSEKHMIRIDMSEYMEKHAVSRLIGAPPGYVGHDEGGQLTEAVRRNPYSVILLDEVEKAHTDVFNVLLQILDEGRLTDSKGRSVDFKNTIIIMTSNIGSQILLENVKNEGAITEETEKAVMQSLNDYFKPEILNRMDDIVLFRPLSVDDMQMIVDKILTNLNMRLMDQRITLDLTDEAKKWMGETAYEPEYGARPLKRFVQRHVETPLARLIIKDNLQEGTHVHGYLQDGVIQFDIENTTEIE encoded by the coding sequence TTGGATATTAATCAGATGACGCATTCTATTCAAAACGCTTTACAAAAAGCAATTGAATCTACACAAACGTATCAACTTACAAATATTGAAATTGAAGCGGTATTAAAAGCAGTTCTTGAAATGGATGATAGTTTATATAAAACAATACTAGAAAGAGCAGAAGTCGATATTGAAGAACTTGCGAAATCATATGAGAAAAAGTTAAATCAGTATCCTAAAGTGACCGGTGATAATGTTCAATATGGACAATATTTGTCGCCGAAAACGAACACATTATTTAATAAAGCAGAACAGTATATGAAAGATTATGATGATCAATTTATATCAATGGAACACATCTTACGTGCAGCAATTGACGTGGATGAAACGACATCATCATTTGTACAGTATAAAGAACAAGTCATTGAAGAAATCATCAAAAAAGTCAGAGGAGGAAACCATGTGACAACACAAAATCCTGAAGTGAACTATGAAGCATTAGCAAAATATGGTCGTGACTTAGTAGAAGAAGTACGCAAAGGTAATATGGATCCAGTTATTGGTCGGGATGAAGAGATTCGCAACACGATTCGTATTTTAAGCAGAAAAACAAAAAATAACCCAGTTTTAATTGGTGAACCGGGTGTGGGTAAAACTGCCATTGTTGAAGGATTGGCACAACGTATCGTAAAAAAAGACGTGCCGGATTCATTACTCGACAAAACTGTTTTTGAACTAGATTTAAGTGCATTAGTTGCGGGTGCAAAATATCGTGGTGAATTTGAAGAACGACTCAAAGCAGTCTTGAAAGAAGTCAAAGACTCAGACGGCCGTATCTTATTATTCATTGATGAAATCCACATGCTCGTTGGCGCAGGGAAAACTGATGGTGCGATGGATGCCGGAAACATGTTGAAACCAATGCTTGCGCGTGGTGAATTGCATTGTATCGGTGCAACAACGTTAAACGAATATCGTGAATATATTGAGAAAGACTCAGCGTTAGAGCGTCGTTTCCAAAAAGTAAATGTCAAAGAGCCAAATATTGATGATACGATTTCAATATTACGTGGCTTGAAAGAACGATATGAAGTGCATCATGGGGTACGTATTCAAGACCGTGCATTGGTTGCGGCCGCAGAATTATCAGATCGCTATATTACCGATCGTTTTTTACCAGACAAGGCAATCGACCTTGTTGACCAAGCATCTGCAACGATTCGTACAGAAATGGGATCCAATCCAACAGAACTCGACCAAGCAAATCGTCGGGTGATGCAGTTGGAAATTGAAGAAAACGCATTGAAAAAAGAATCTGATGAAGCGAGTCGTGTACGTCTCCAAGAATTACAAGAAGAACTTGCTGAAGAGAAAGAAAAACAAGCACAATTGCAAGCACGTGTAGAACAAGAAAAAGAAAAAATTTCAAAAGTTCAAGAGAAGCGTGCAGAGTTAGATGAAAGCCGTAAAGCATTGGAAGATGCAGAAAATAACTATGACCTTGAAAAAGCAGCAGTATTACAACATGGCAAAATTCCACAATTAGAAAAAGAATTAAAAGAACTGGAAGCAGCTTTCCAAGAATCACAAGGGGAAGATAGTGATCGTATCATTCGAGAAGTCGTAACAGATGAAGAAATAGGAGAAATTGTCAGCCAATGGACAGGCATTCCAGTGTCTAAATTAGTTGAAACAGAACGTGAAAAACTGCTGAACTTATCGGACATCCTTCATCAGCGTGTAGTTGGTCAAGACCGTGCCGTCGATCTTGTATCAGACGCTGTTGTACGTGCAAGAGCAGGGATTAAAGATCCAAGTCGTCCAATCGGTTCATTTTTATTCTTAGGACCAACAGGTGTCGGTAAAACCGAACTTGCTAAATCTCTCGCATCAACGTTATTCGATTCTGAAAAACATATGATTCGTATCGACATGAGTGAGTACATGGAAAAACATGCTGTCTCTCGTTTAATAGGTGCGCCTCCGGGATATGTGGGCCATGATGAAGGTGGTCAATTAACAGAAGCAGTTAGACGTAATCCATACTCTGTTATCTTGTTAGATGAAGTTGAAAAAGCACATACTGATGTGTTTAATGTGTTGCTACAAATTTTAGATGAAGGTCGTTTAACAGACTCTAAAGGACGCAGTGTAGACTTTAAAAATACCATTATCATTATGACAAGTAATATTGGTTCACAAATCCTACTGGAAAATGTCAAAAATGAAGGTGCTATTACAGAAGAAACGGAAAAAGCAGTGATGCAAAGCTTAAATGATTATTTCAAACCAGAAATTTTAAACCGCATGGATGATATCGTGCTATTCCGTCCATTATCTGTTGATGATATGCAAATGATTGTCGATAAAATCTTAACAAACTTAAATATGCGCTTAATGGATCAACGCATTACGCTAGATTTAACGGATGAAGCGAAAAAATGGATGGGTGAAACAGCGTATGAACCAGAATATGGTGCACGTCCATTAAAACGTTTCGTACAACGTCATGTTGAAACACCATTAGCACGCTTAATTATTAAAGATAACTTGCAAGAAGGTACACATGTGCATGGTTATTTGCAAGATGGTGTGATACAGTTTGACATAGAGAATACAACAGAAATTGAATAA
- the opp3b gene encoding oligopeptide ABC transporter permease: MLKYTLKRLLYMVISLVIIISITFFLMKLMPGSPFNDEKLSEEQKIVLNEKYGLNDPLPVQYANYMANVVKGDFGNSFQYDGQPVWDLIQPRLIPSFQMGLIAMVIGVVLGVVLGVIAATRQNTWVDYLATLISVIAISVPSFVLAVLLQYLFAVKLQWFPVAGWEGVSTAVLPSLALSAVVLATVARYIRAEMIEVLSSDYILLARAKGNSTYAVLFKHALRNALIPVVTILVPMLASILTGTLTIENIFGVPGLGDQFVRSITTNDFSVIMAITLLFSTLFIVSIFLVDVLYGLIDPRIRVQGGKK, translated from the coding sequence ATGCTTAAATATACACTTAAGCGCTTGCTGTATATGGTGATTTCATTAGTGATTATCATTTCAATTACTTTTTTCCTGATGAAATTAATGCCAGGTTCGCCATTCAATGATGAAAAATTGAGTGAAGAGCAAAAAATAGTCCTGAATGAGAAATACGGACTGAATGATCCGCTACCTGTGCAATACGCAAATTATATGGCAAATGTTGTGAAAGGGGATTTTGGAAATTCATTCCAATACGATGGACAACCTGTATGGGATTTGATTCAACCAAGGTTAATTCCATCATTCCAAATGGGTCTGATAGCGATGGTCATTGGTGTCGTGCTAGGTGTTGTATTGGGAGTAATAGCCGCAACTAGGCAAAACACCTGGGTCGATTATTTAGCAACATTGATCTCAGTTATCGCAATTTCAGTACCATCATTCGTACTGGCTGTGTTATTGCAATATCTTTTCGCAGTGAAGTTACAATGGTTCCCGGTTGCAGGTTGGGAAGGTGTATCAACAGCAGTCTTACCATCACTTGCATTATCAGCGGTTGTTCTGGCAACAGTCGCACGTTATATTCGAGCAGAAATGATAGAAGTGTTGAGTTCAGATTACATATTATTGGCGCGAGCAAAGGGGAATTCAACATACGCAGTCTTGTTTAAACACGCACTCAGAAATGCATTGATTCCAGTCGTAACAATCCTAGTTCCAATGTTAGCGAGCATTTTAACAGGGACACTCACAATTGAAAATATCTTCGGGGTACCTGGATTAGGGGATCAATTCGTTCGTTCGATTACAACGAATGACTTTTCTGTAATTATGGCGATTACGTTATTGTTCAGTACATTATTTATTGTTTCAATTTTCCTTGTTGATGTACTTTATGGATTAATTGATCCACGTATTCGCGTACAAGGGGGTAAAAAATAA
- a CDS encoding YjzD family protein, whose amino-acid sequence MKYIITFIWAVVLFEMVNFVLNSLGGGGPLNVVTPIALAAFVFVIILILDAAGSTPNSHSTESH is encoded by the coding sequence ATGAAATATATCATTACGTTTATCTGGGCTGTTGTATTATTTGAGATGGTGAACTTCGTGCTAAATAGCTTAGGCGGTGGCGGACCACTTAACGTAGTCACACCTATCGCATTAGCAGCTTTTGTTTTTGTCATTATCTTAATCTTAGATGCAGCTGGATCAACACCAAATAGCCATTCAACTGAATCACATTAA
- a CDS encoding IS3 family transposase (programmed frameshift) produces the protein MRRVAYSVETKFKAVKMKAEGYTTKEIMCELNIRNSTQVKTWWRWYRKGETYRFSQQVGKQYSYNKGLVELSELEQLKLKNRRNQAEIDIFKKVQGIGKEVVPEVVIELVDELKHRHPVKLILEVLNVPKSNYYRWKNKKKTEDTTVKKVKELCEDNHYTYGYRKITALMNQASKQPINHKRVQRIMRENNLNCRVRIKKSKRRGKAYYLTSNKLNGNFRANQPLQVLTTDITYLPFGNSMLYLSSIIDLYNGEIVAYKISDTQDQSLVNDTLNQIDIPEGCLLHSDQGSVYTSHAYYQLCEEKGIIRSMSRKGTPADNAPIECFHSSLKCETFYLNNELNNSNFIVKDIVEKYIENYNNNRIQQKLGYLSPVQYRKLAA, from the exons ATGCGCAGAGTGGCGTATTCAGTTGAAACAAAGTTTAAAGCAGTGAAGATGAAAGCAGAAGGTTATACAACTAAAGAAATTATGTGTGAATTAAATATTAGAAATAGCACACAGGTAAAAACATGGTGGAGATGGTATAGAAAGGGTGAAACATATCGATTTAGTCAACAAGTAGGCAAACAATACTCCTATAATAAAGGATTAGTGGAACTTTCTGAACTGGAACAATTAAAGTTAAAGAATAGAAGAAATCAAGCCGAAATAGATATTT TTAAAAAAGTACAAGGAATTGGAAAGGAAGTGGTACCTGAAGTAGTGATAGAATTAGTGGATGAGTTAAAGCACAGGCATCCTGTGAAGCTGATTTTGGAAGTGTTGAATGTCCCTAAATCAAATTACTACCGTTGGAAAAATAAGAAGAAAACGGAAGATACAACAGTTAAAAAGGTTAAGGAATTATGTGAAGATAATCATTACACGTACGGCTATCGCAAGATAACTGCTCTGATGAATCAGGCCTCTAAACAACCGATAAACCATAAACGTGTACAAAGAATTATGAGAGAAAATAATTTGAATTGTAGAGTTAGAATTAAGAAATCTAAACGTCGAGGGAAGGCATATTATCTTACAAGCAATAAACTGAATGGTAACTTTAGAGCAAATCAACCTCTACAAGTACTGACTACTGATATTACGTATCTTCCCTTTGGTAATTCAATGTTGTATTTATCTTCAATCATCGATTTATATAACGGTGAAATTGTGGCTTATAAGATTAGCGATACACAAGATCAAAGTTTGGTAAATGACACCTTAAACCAAATTGATATTCCAGAAGGATGTCTACTTCATAGCGATCAAGGAAGCGTCTATACATCGCATGCTTACTACCAATTATGCGAAGAAAAGGGCATTATCAGAAGTATGTCTCGCAAAGGTACACCTGCTGATAACGCCCCGATAGAATGTTTCCATTCCTCGCTAAAGTGTGAAACATTTTATCTTAACAATGAGTTAAATAACTCTAATTTCATTGTAAAGGATATTGTCGAAAAGTACATTGAAAACTATAATAATAATCGAATTCAACAAAAATTAGGCTACTTATCCCCTGTGCAATACAGAAAATTAGCAGCCTAA